One genomic window of Pungitius pungitius chromosome 11, fPunPun2.1, whole genome shotgun sequence includes the following:
- the ubr5 gene encoding E3 ubiquitin-protein ligase UBR5 isoform X9, whose product MTSIHFVVHPLPGTEDQLNDRLREVSEKLNKYSYNSHPHLSLLEQATLKQCVVGPNHAGFLLEDGRVCRISFAVQPDRLELSKPDGGDVSKLSSGSGTGRSSRPGRTSDPPWFLSGSDTLGRLAGNTLGSRWSSGVNGGSGGGGSGGGAGGGGAGGGSSSGGGGSGGTGGGGGGGGTSGRSSTAARDSRRQTRVIRTGRDRGSGLLGSQPQPVIPASVIPEELITQAQVVLQGKSRSVIIRELQRTNLDVNLAVNNLLSRDDEDGDDGDDTASESYLPGEDLMSLLDADIHSAHPSVIIDADAMFSEEISYFGYPSFRRSSLSRLGSSRVLLLPLERDSELLRERESVLRLRERRWLDGATFDAERGSTSREGEPSLDKKNIPVQSPVSLGEELQWWPDKDGVKFVSIGAMFSELVAVSSKGELYQWKWSDPEPYRNAQSSSVHHPRVSFLGLANEKITLLSANSIRATVATETNKVATWVDDTLSTVASKLEHSAQAFPELQGERMVSLHCCALYTCAQLESSLYWWCSGSVHQSHTQNNRGVVPFSQRKKMLEKARAKNKKPKSSAGISSIPNITVGTQVCLRNNPLYHAGAVAFSVNAGIPKVGVLLESVWNMNDSCRFQLRSPESLKNMEKTTKTQEIKTETKPELVKTEMGPPPSPASTCSDTSSIASSASLPYKRRRSTPAPKEEEKVNEEQWPLREVVFVEDVKNVPVGKVLKVDGAYVAVKFPGTSSSMNNQTTAAPTDSDPSSLLQDCRLLRIDELQVVKTGGTPKVPDCFQRTPKKLCIPEKAEILAVNVDSKGVHAVLKTGNWVRYCIFDLATGKAEQENNFPTSNLAFLGQSERNVAIFTAGQESPIILRDGNGTIYPMAKDCMGGIRDPDWLDLPPINSLGMGVHSLANLPSNSTIKKKAAIIIMAVEKQTLMQHVLRCDYEACRLYLVNLEQAFLLDQGGQTLRALLDHRCDGNRNILHAAVSVCFPVSNKETKEEEEAERSERNTFAERLSAVEAIANAISVVSSNSSGNRTGSSSSRGLRLREMMRRSLRAAGLGRHESGPSSSDHQDPVSPPIAPPSWVPDPPPMDPDGDIDFILAPAVGSLTTASTGTSQGPSTSTIPGPSTEPSVVESKDRKANAHLILKLMCDSVVLRPHLRELLSAKDARGMTPFMLAVSGRAYPAAITVLEAAQKMSKVGDPGIAEKEDADTVFTEMICPLGTNPDDSPLYVLCCNDTCSFTWTGAEHINQDIFECRTCGLLESLCCCTECARVCHKGHDCKLKRTSPTAYCDCWEKCKCKTLIAGQKAARLDLLYRLLTTTNLVTTPNSRGEHILLFLVQTVARQSVEHCQYRPPRIREDRNRKATNAEDSDMPDHDLEPPRFAQLALERVLQDWNALKSMIMFGSQENKDPLSASSRIAHLLPEEQVYLNQQSGTIRLDCFTHCLIVKCAPDITFIDTLLGTLVKELQNKYTPGRREEAVTVTRRFLRSVARVFVILSVEMASSKKKNNFIPQPIGKCRRVFQALHPYAVEELCNVAESLIVPVRMGIARPTAPFTLASTSIDAVQGSEELFSVEPLPPRPSPDQSSSSSQTAASYIIRNPQPRRSSQSQPTRGRDEEQDDIVSADVEEVVEVVEGVAGEEDHHDDQEEQGEENAEAEGQHDEHDEDGSDMELDLLAAAETESDSESNHSNQDNASGRRSVVTAATAGSEAGSRVSLAFPIFGASSVPAFFSEDDSQSNDSSDSDSSSSQSDDVDQETFLLDEPLERTTTASHANSAAQAPRSMQWAVRNTPSQRATGSAPSSTSTPAASSTGLIYIDPTNLRRSSAISSSAAAAAAALEASNSSSYLTSASSLARAYSIVIRQISDLMSLIPKYNQQVYTQYPAAVKLTYQDAVNLQNYVEEKLIPTWNWMVSIMDSTEAQLRYGSALSSAGDPGHPSHPLHASQHSARRERITAREEASLRTLEGRRRAATLLTARQGMMSARGDFLNYALSLMRSHNDEHSDVLPVLDVCSLKHVAYVFQALIYWIKAMNQQTTLDTPQMDRKRNREILELGLDNEDSEHENDDDTNQSSTLQDKDEDPVPAETGQNHPFFRRSDSMTFLGCIPPNPFDVPLAEAIPLADQPHLLQPNARKEDLFGRPSQGLYSSSYMATKGLADSSMDRNCLEILPTKMSYSANLKNVMSMETGQRSTGNDSLAEQALEASKPGPSPHDLAAQLKSSLLAEIGLTESDGPPLSTFRPHCSFMGMMISHDMLLGRWRLSLELFGRVFMEDVGAEPGSILTELGGFEVKESKFRREMEKLRNLQSRDLALEVDRDRDQLIQQTMRQLNTHFGRRCATTPMAVHRVKVTFKDEPGEGSGVARSFYTAIALALLSNDKLPNLDCVQSVSKGMQASSTCHHDYNSNLMQRLRNRDRERERRSGGLRAGSRRDRDRDSRRQLSIDTRPFRPSSEGNPSDEPDPLPAHRQALGERLYPRVHAMQPAFASKITGMLLELSPAQLLLLLASEDSLRARVEEAMELLIAHGRENGADSILDLGLLEAPEKAQQQENRKRHGSTRSVVDMELDDPDDGDDNAPLFYQPGKRGFYSPRPGKNTEARLNCFRNIGRILGLCLLQNELCPITLNRHVIKVLLGRKVNWHDFAFFDPVMYESLRQLIRHSQAGEADAVFAAMDLAFAIDLCKEEGAGQVELLSGGVNMPVTPLNVYEYVRKYAEHRMLVVAEQPLHAMRKGLLDVLPKNALEDLTAEDFRLLVNGCGEVNVQMLISFTSFNDESGENADKLLQFKRWFWSIVEKMSMTERQDLVYFWTSSPSLPASEEGFQPMPSITIRPPDDQHLPTANTCISRLYVPLYSSKQILKQKLLLAIKTKNFGFV is encoded by the exons GCTCCGCGAGGTCTCGGAGAAACTCAACAAGTACAGCTATAACAG TCATCCGCACCTTAGTCTGCTGGAGCAGGCCACCCTAAAACAGTGTGTTGTTGGTCCAAACCATGCCGGATTTCTCCTTGAG GATGGACGCGTGTGCAGAATCAGCTTCGCTGTCCAGCCCGACCGCCTGGAGCTCAGCAAACCGGATGGCGGcgatgt TTCAAAGTTGAGCAGTGGTTCAGGGACAGGAAGGAGCTCCAGGCCAGGCAGGACTAGTGATCCGCCCTGGTTCCTGTCTGGCTCTGACACACTGGGCAGACTGGCAGGCAACACCCTGGG GAGTCGCTGGAGCTCTGGTGTGAAcggaggcagcggaggaggcgGAAGTGGAGGTGGAGCTGGGGGAGGCGGAGCCGGGGGTGGCAGTAGTAGTGGTGGTGGCGGCAGTGGCGGCACTGGtggtggaggcggaggcggtGGCACGTCGGGGAGGTCGTCGACGGCAGCGCGTGATTCCCGCAGACAGACCAGGGTGATCCGTACAGGAAGGGACCGTGGTTCGGGCCTGCTGGGTAGTCAGCCTCAACCGGTCATACCAGCTTCGGTCATCCCTGAAGAACTTATCACTCAG GCCCAGGTAGTCCTTCAGGGCAAGTCCAGAAGTGTGATCATTAGGGAACTCCAGCGGACCAACCTTGATGTCAACCTCGCCGTCAACAACCTGCTGAGCCGGGATGATGAAGACGGAGATGATGGAGACGACACAGCCAGCGAGTCCTATCTGCCTGGAG AGGATCTGATGTCCTTGTTGGATGCAGACATTCACTCCGCCCACCCcagtgtgattattgatgctGATGCAATGTTCTCTGAGGAAATCAGCTACTTTGGCTACCCCTCTTTTAGACGCTCCTCGCTGTCACGCCTGGGATCCTCCAGAG TTCTCCTTCTTCCCTTAGAGCGCGACTCTGAGCTGTTGCGCGAGCGCGAGTCCGTGTTGAGGTTGCGCGAGCGCCGGTGGCTGGATGGGGCCACGTTCGACGCGGAGCGAGGCTCCACCAGCCGCGAGGGCGAGCCCAGCTTGGACAAGAAGAACATTCCGGTCCAGAGCCCTGTCTCCTTGGGAGAGGAGCTCCAGTGGTGGCCTGACAAG GATGGTGTGAAGTTTGTGAGCATCGGTGCCATGTTTTCAGAGTTGGTGGCTGTCAGTTCCAAAGGAGAGCTGTATCAGTGGAAGTGGAGCGACCCTGAACCCTACAGGAATGCTCAG AGTTCTTCCGTTCACCACCCGCGGGTGTCTTTCCTGGGCTTGGCCAATGAGAAGATCACCCTATTGTCTGCCAATAGCATCAGAGCCACTGTAGCCACAGAAACCAACAAG gtggCAACCTGGGTGGACGACACACTGAGCACAGTGGCTTCTAAGCTGGAGCACAGTGCTCAGGCATTCCCTGAGCTGCAGGGGGAACGTATGGTGTCGCTGCACTGCTGCGCGCTCTACACATGTGCTCAGTTGGAGAGTAGCCTCTACTGGTG GTGTAGCGGGAGTGTTCATCAAAGTCACACGCAAAACAATAG GGGTGTTGTGCCTTTTAGTCAACGGAAGAAGATGCTTGAAAAGGCCAGAGCCAAGAACAAAAAGCCTAAGTCCAGCGCTGGCATCTCCTCGATACCAAACATCACCGTGGGAACACAG GTGTGCTTGAGGAATAACCCCCTCTACCACGCCGGCGCCGTGGCCTTCTCTGTCAATGCTGGGATTCCCAAAGTGGGCGTCCTGTTGGAGTCCGTCTGGAACATGAACGACAGTTGCCGGTTCCAGCTGCGCTCACCAGAGAGCCTCAAGAACATGGAGAAGACCACGAAGACCCAGGAAATCAA GACGGAGACCAAGCCAGAGCTGGTGAAGACTGAGATgggtcctcctccctccccggcATCTACCTGCAGTGATACCTCCTCCATAGCTAGCAGTGCCTCGCTGCCCTACA AGCGAAGGCGTTCCACCCCAGCTcccaaagaggaggagaaggtgaacGAGGAGCAGTGGCCGCTCAGAGAGGTGGTGTTTGTGGAGGACGTTAAAAATGTTCCTGTGGGAAAG GTACTTAAAGTGGATGGCGCGTATGTAGCTGTGAAGTTTCCAGGGACATCCAGTAGCATGAATAACCAGACCACTGCTGCTCCCACCGACTCTGACCCATCATCCCTGTTGCAGGACTGCAGGCTCTTGAGAATAGATGAGCTACAG gTGGTCAAAACTGGTGGGACTCCTAAAGTTCCCGATTGTTTTCAGCGCACACCTAAAAAGCTTTGTATCCCAGAAAAAGCTGAGATTCTGGCTGTGAATGTTGACTCCAAAG GAGTTCACGCAGTGCTAAAAACCGGTAACTGGGTGAGGTACTGTATCTTTGACCTGGCCACAGGCAAAGCCGAACAGGAGAATAATTTCCCCACCAGCAACTTGGCCTTCCTGGGCCAGAGTGAGCGCAATGTTGCCATTTTTACTGCAGGACAG GAATCTCCCATCATCCTTCGAGATGGAAACGGTACAATCTACCCTATGGCTAAAGATTGCATGGGTGGAATTCGAGATCCTGATTGGTTGGACCTGCCTCCTATAAACAGCCTGGGAATGGGAGTGCACTCTCTTGCCAACCTCCCCTCTAACTctacaattaaaaagaaagctgctattattattatggctGTCGAG AAACAGACTCTGATGCAGCACGTTCTGCGTTGTGACTACGAGGCGTGCCGGCTGTACCTGGTGAACCTTGAGCAGGCTTTCCTGTTGGATCAGGGCGGCCAGACCCTCCGAGCCCTTTTGGATCATCGCTGCGATGGGAACCGCAACATCCTTCACGCGGCCGTCTCTGTGTGCTTCCCTGTTAGCAACAAGGAGaccaaagaggaggaag AAGCTGAAAGGTCGGAGAGAAACACATTTGCAGAGCGTCTATCTGCTGTGGAGGCAATTGCCAACGCCATCTCCGTGGTCTCAAGCAACAGTTCTGGGAATCGGACGGGCTCTTCCAGCAGCAGAGG ACTTCGGCTGAGGGAGATGATGCGGAGGTCTCTGAGAGCTGCAGGTCTCGGTCGTCACGAGTCCGGCCCGTCATCCAGCGACCACCAAGACCCCGTTTCTCCGCCCATTGCCCCACCAAGTTGGGTCCCTGACCCTCCACCCATGGATCCTG ACGGTGACATTGACTTCATTCTAGCCCCAGCTGTGGGTTCACTCACCACCGCCTCCACTGGGACGAGCCAGGGACCCAGCACCTCCACCATCCCAG GGCCGTCCACCGAGCCATCAGTGGTTGAATCTAAAGACAGGAAGGCCAATGCCCACCTGATCCTGAAGCTGATGTGTGACAGTGTTGTTCTGAGGCCACACCTACGGGAGCTACTCTCTGCAAA GGATGCCCGTGGAATGACCCCCTTCATGCTGGCAGTCAGCGGAAGAGCTTACCCGGCAGCCATCACTGTACTGGAGGCTGCTCAGAAAATGTCCAAGG TGGGTGACCCGGGCATTGCAGAGAAGGAAGATGCAGATACTGTGTTCACGGAAATGATTTGCCCCTTGGGTACCAACCCTGATGATTCGCCCCTCTATGTTCTCTGCTGCAACGACACCTGCAGTTTCACTTGGACCGGAGCTGAGCACATTAACCAG GACATCTTTGAGTGCCGGACCTGCGGTCTGCTCGAgtccctctgctgctgcactgAGTGTGCAAGGGTGTGTCACAAAGGACATGACTGCAA GCTGAAGAGGACCTCTCCCACAGCATACTGTGACTGTTGggagaaatgtaaatgtaagacGCTGATCGCCGGCCAGAAGGCCGCCCGTCTGGATCTGCTGTACAGGTTACTCACAACCACCAACCTCGTCACAACACCCAACAGCAG GGGAGAGCATATATTGTTGTTCCTGGTGCAGACTGTTGCCAGGCAGAGTGTTGAGCACTGTCAGTACAGACCACCACGCATCAGAGAGGACAGGAATCGCAAGGCTACAAACGCAGAGG aCTCTGACATGCCAGACCACGATCTAGAACCTCCTCGCTTTGCTCAGCTGGCTCTGGAGAGGGTCCTGCAGGACTGGAATGCACTGAAGTCTATGATCATGTTTGGCTCCCAGGAGAATAAAGACCC ACTTAGTGCCAGCAGCAGAATTGCCCACCTCCTGCCTGAAGAGCAGGTCTACCTGAACCAGCAGAGTGGCACCATTCGCCTGGACTGTTTCACCCACTGCCTCATTGTCAAGTGTGCTCCTGACATCACT TTTATAGACACCTTGCTAGGTACACTAGTAAAGGAGCTGCAGAACAAGTACACTCCTGGCCGGAGAGAAGAGGCAGTCACTGTGACCAGGAGGTTCCTGCGCTCTGTCGCCCGGGTGTTTGTCATCCTCAGCGTGGAGATGGCGTCATCCAAGAAGAAAAA cAACTTCATCCCTCAGCCTATTGGAAAATGTCGGCGTGTTTTCCAAGCACTACATCCCTACGCTGTGGAGGAGCTGTGTAATGTAGCAGAGTCGCTGATTGTGCCTGTGCGAATGGGTATCGCGAGGCCGACTGCTCCGTTCACTTTGGCCAGCACCAGCATAGACGCCGTTCAGGGCAGCGAGGAGCTCTTCTCTGTGGAACCGCTGCCTCCAAGGCCTTCTCCTGACCAGTCCAGCAG CTCCAGTCAGACCGCTGCCTCTTATATCATCAGGAACCCCCAGCCTCGGCGCAGCAGCCAGTCTCAGCCTACCAGAGGAAGAGACGAAGAGCAGGATGACATTGTGTCAGCAGATGTGGAAGAGGTG gttgAAGTTGTAGAAGGAGTAGCCGGTGAGGAAGACCATCATGATGACCAAGAGGAACAGGGAGAGGAAAATGCAGAAGCAGAAGGCCAGCATGACGAGCACGACGAAGATG GAAGCGACATGGAGCTGGATCTTCTGGCAGCGGCTGAAACGGAGAGCGACAGCGAAAGCAACCACAGCAATCAAGATAATGCCAGCGGCCGCAGGAGTGTCGTCACGGCAGCCACAGCTGGCTCAGAAGCAG GCAGTAGGGTGTCCTTGGCATTTCCTATTTTTG GCGCCAGCAGTGTTCCGGCCTTCTTTTCAGAAGATGACTCCCAGTCCAATGACTCCAGCGACtcggacagcagcagcagtcagagCGACGACGTCGACCAGGAGACGTTCCTGTTGGATGAGCCGCTGGAAAGGACAACTACCGCCTCTCATGCCAACAGTGCGGCCCAGGCTCCCCGCTCCATGCAGTGGGCTGTTAGAAACACCCCCAGCCAGAGGGCCACAGGGAGCGCTCCCTCCAGCACGTCAACACCTGCTG cgaGCTCTACAGGCCTCATCTACATCGACCCAACTAACCTGCGTCGCTCTAGTGCCATCAGTTCCAGtgcggcggctgcggcggcaGCCCTTGAGGCCAGCAACTCGAGCAGCTATCTGACATCTGCCAGCAGCCTGGCCCGGGCCTACAGCATCGTCATAAGGCAGATCTCGGACCTCATGAGTCTAATTCCCAAGTACAACCAACAGGTCTACACACAATACCCTGCTGCTGTGAAGCTCACCTACCAGGATGCTGTGAACCTGCAA AACTATGTCGAAGAGAAGCTGATTCCAACCTGGAACTGGATGGTGTCGATCATGGACTCCACCGAGGCTCAGTTGCGATACGGCTCTGCTCTGTCATCGGCTGGAGACCCGGGTCACCCGAGTCACCCGCTCCACGCATCTCAGCACTCTGCTCGCAGGGAGCGTATAACAGCCCGGGAGGAGGCCAGCCTGCGCACCCTTGAGGGacgaag GAGAGCGGCTACCTTGCTGACGGCTCGTCAGGGCATGATGTCGGCGCGGGGCGACTTCCTGAACTACGCGTTGTCCCTCATGCGTTCCCACAACGATGAGCACTCCGATGTGCTGCCCGTGCTGGACGTGTGCTCCCTGAAACACGTGGCCTACGTTTTCCAGGCTCTTATCTACTGGATTAAAGCCATGAACCAGCAGACCACGCTAGACACCCCCCAGATGGACAGGAAGAG GAATCGAGAGATTTTGGAGCTGGGTTTGGACAATGAGGATTCTGAACATGAGAACGACGATGACACCAATCAGA GTTCAACTCTCCAGGACAAGGATGAGGATCCAGTCCCAGCTGAGACGGGTCAGAACCACCCCTTCTTCCGTCGCTCTGACTCCATGACCTTCCTGGGCTGCATCCCACCCAACCCTTTCGATGTTCCCCTGGCTGAGGCCATCCCACTGGCAGACCAGCCTCATCTCCTACAG CCTAATGCCAGGAAGGAGGATCTGTTCGGTCGGCCCTCTCAGGGCTTGTACTCGTCCTCCTACATGGCTACCAAAGGCCTGGCTGACTCAAGCATGGACAGGAACTGCCTGGAG ATCCTGCCCACAAAGATGTCTTACTCAGCCAACCTGAAGAATGTTATGAGTATGGAAACCGGCCAGCGGAGCACTGGGAACGATTCACTGGCCGAGCAGGCGCTCGAGGCTTCAAAACCGGGCCCTTCACCCCATGACCTCGCTGCCCAGCTGAAAAGCAGCCTACTTGCTGAGATTGGCCTCACTGAAAGTGATGGACCCCCCCTCTCAACATTCAG ACCTCACTGTAGTTTCATGGGGATGATGATATCACATGACATGCTGCTCGGCCGCTGGCGTCTGTCACTGGAGCTGTTTGGTCGCGTGTTCATGGAGGACGTCGGAGCCGAACCCGGAtcg ATCCTCACAGAACTAGGTGGCTTTGAGGTAAAGGAATCCAAGTTCCGTCGGGAGATGGAGAAGCTGAGGAACCTGCAGTCCCGTGACCTGGCCCTGGAGGTGGACCGCGATCGGGACCAGCTGATACAGCAGACCATGCGTCAGCTCAACACCCACTTTGGCAGGCGCTGCGCAACCACACCCATGGCTGTGCACAGAGTGAAGGTCACCTTCAAAGATGAGCCGGGGGAAGGCAGCGGTGTGGCCCGCagcttctacacggccatcgcCTTGGCCCTCCTCTCTAACGACAAGCTGCCCAATCTGGACTGTGTTCAGAGTGTCAGCAAGGGCATGCAGGCCAGCAGTACGTGTCATCACGATTACAATTCAA ATCTGATGCAGCGCTTAAGAAACAGAGACCGGGAAAGGGAGCGGAGAAGCGGGGGGCTTCGAGCGGGATCTCGTCGAGACAGAGACAG AGACTCGAGGAGGCAGCTGTCCATAGACACTCGGCCTTTCAGGCCCTCGTCTGAGGGAAACCCCAGTGATGAGCCTGACCCCCTGCCTGCACACAGACAGGCCCTGGGTGAAAGGCTCTACCCACGCGTTCACGCCATGCAACCA gcgTTTGCCAGTAAAATCACTGGCATGTTGCTGGAGCTGTCCCccgcccagctgctgctgctgctcgctaGTGAGGACTCTCTCCGAGCCAGGGTGGAGGAGGCCATGGAGCTTCTCATTGCACATGGAAG GGAAAATGGAGCCGACAGCATATTGGACTTGGGTCTTTTGGAGGCTCCAGAGAAAGCACAA CAGCAGGAAAACCGTAAGCGTCATGGTTCAACGCGCAGTGTGGTTGACATGGAGCTGGATGACCCAGACGATGGGGACGACAACGCCCCTCTCTTCTACCAGCCTGGCAAAAGAGGTTTTTACTCCCCTCGGCCCGGGAAGAACACGGAAGCCCGGTTGAACTGCTTCCGTAACATTGGCAG AATATTGGGCTTATGTCTGCTTCAAAATGAACTCTGTCCAATCACATTGAACAGACATGTCATCAAAGTGCTGCTTGGGAGGAAG GTGAACTGGCATGACTTTGCATTCTTTGACCCGGTCATGTATGAGAGCCTGCGGCAGCTGATCCGCCATTCTCAGGCCGGCGAAGCAGATGCAGTGTTTGCTGCTATGGACCTCGCCTTTGCCATTGACCTCTGCAAAGAGGAAGGAGCTGGACAG GTGGAGCTTCTGTCCGGTGGGGTCAACATGCCAGTGACCCCTCTGAACGTGTACGAGTACGTGAGGAAGTATGCCGAGCACAGAATGCTGGTTGTGGCCGAGCAGCCTCTTCAT GCAATGAGGAAGGGTTTGCTGGATGTACTTCCCAAAAACGCCCTGGAGGACCTGACTGCAGAGGACTTCCGGCTGCTGGTAAACGGCTGTGGAGAAGTCAATGTCCAGATGCTCATTAGCTTCACCTCCTTCAATGATGAATCTG GGGAAAATGCAGACAAACTACTGCAGTTTAAACGCTGGTTTTGGTCCATAGTGGAAAAGATGAGCATGACTGAGAGGCAAGATTTG GTATACTTCTGGACCTCCAGCCCGTCCCTGCCAGCCAGCGAGGAGGGCTTCCAGCCAATGCCCTCCATCACCATCCGGCCTCCAGACGACCAGCACCTCCCCACAGCCAACACCTGCATCTCACGTCTCTACGTGCCACTATATTCTTCAAAACAGATACTCAAACAGAAACTCCTGCTAGCCATTAAGACCAAAAACTTTGGTTTTGTGTAG